One window of the Camelina sativa cultivar DH55 chromosome 1, Cs, whole genome shotgun sequence genome contains the following:
- the LOC104715728 gene encoding defensin-like protein 205 — protein sequence MAKTLNSICFTSLLLVLLFISAEIPKSEANHCDKFLGEATVSYPCRERECEAQCHAHYEHSCKGECEDHDHEEHCHCYGY from the exons ATGGCAAAGACCCTCAATTCCATCTGCTTCACCAGTCTTCTGCTCGTTCTCTTGTTCATTTCAGCCG agatccCGAAGAGTGAAGCTAATCACTGCGATAAGTTCTTAGGCGAAGCCACAGTGTCTTACCCATGTAGGGAAAGAGAGTGTGAAGCCCAATGCCATGCGCATTATGAGCACTCATGTAAAGGAGAGTGTGAGGATCATGACCATGAAGAGCATTGCCACTGCTACGGTTATTGA